In a single window of the Octopus sinensis linkage group LG1, ASM634580v1, whole genome shotgun sequence genome:
- the LOC115209791 gene encoding N-acetyltransferase 9-like protein isoform X2 has protein sequence MNIIMSITRYNCWMQSDELLSLTASERLTLEEEYENQISWRQDEKKCTFIILDHEMYKNSGDEIESMIGDVNLFFNDPFLEDTAEIEVMIAEISSRRKGFGKQAVILMMVYGVEILKITKFTAKIGMSNSISLGLFLNMGFIEESRSSVFQEITLALPVTDDVLQYLRQESQSFGMRINLSS, from the exons GTATAACTGCTGGATGCAATCTGATGAGCTGTTAAGCTTAACTGCTTCAGAAAGACTCACTTTGGAAGAAGAATACGAGAACCAAATCAGCTGGCGGCAAGATGAAAAAA AATGTACTTTCATTATACTGGATCATGAGATGTACAAGAATAGTGGTGATGAAATAG AATCAATGATTGGAgatgtaaatttgttttttaatgatcCTTTTTTGGAAGATACTGCTGAAATTGAAGTTATGATAGCAG aaattTCTTCTAGAAGAAAGGGATTTGGAAAACAAGCCGTAATCTTGATGATGGTATACG GAGTTGAAATTCTGAAAATAACTAAGTTCACAGCTAAAATCGGAATGAGCAATTCTATAAGCCTGGGTTTATTCCTCAATATGGGCTTTATTGAG GAATCTCGCAGCAGTGTGTTTCAAGAAATAACTCTCGCTTTACCTGTAACAGATGATGTCCTTCAGTATTTGAGGCAAGAATCCCAATCATTTGGAATGAGAATTAATCTCTCATCATAA